Below is a genomic region from Deltaproteobacteria bacterium.
CTTGGACCGGACAGGCAATAGAGGAACTTGTCATTGCCCCGTTAGTCTTCGCAAGGCTTCCTGGTAGCGAGATCTGGTGTTTTGCACCACTTCGTCCGGCAGTGCTGGCGCCGGTGGCTTGCGGTCCCAACCACACTGGTCAAGATAATCTCGCAGGTACTGTTTGTCGAAGCTCTCCTGGCTTCTTCCTGGCTGGTATTTTTCTGCCGGCCAGAACCTGGAGGAGTCGGGGGTCAGGACCTCGTCTATGAGATGGAGCTCACCATTGACAAGGCCAAATTCGAACTTGGTGTCAGCAATGATGATCCCGCGACGGGCGGCCTGGCCTGCTCCTCTTTCATAAAGGGCTAGGCTGTAGCGTCGAAGGTCTTCGGCACATTCTCTGCCGACAATCTGACACAGGGTCTCAAAGTCAATATTTTCGTCGTGAGCCCCGGCTTCTGCCTTGGTTGACGGAGTAAAGATCGGAGATTCGAGCTGCGCTGATTCAACCAATCCTGGCGGCAGTCGAATACCACATACAGCGCCGCTTTGCTGATAGTCCCGCCATCCCGAACCGCTGAGATACCCCCGCACAATGCACTCCACTGGCAAGGGTTCGGCCTTTCTCACCAGCATACTTCTATGTTCGAGTTCCTGACGAAAGGGCTGACAGGCAGGGGGGAACTCTGCCACTTCAGCTGTGACAAAATGGTTCGCTATTACTTCAGCAAGCGTCTCGAACCAGAAAACTGACATTTGCGTAAGCACTTTTCCCTTGTCAGGAATGCCCGTGGGCATAACCACGTCAAAAGCTGAAATTCGATCGGTGGCCACAATGAGCAAATAGTCGCCGAGATCGTATATGTCCCTGACCTTCCCCCGGCCTTTGAGATTGAGCCCGGGAAAAGACGTCTGCAAGACTATCATGGCTATCAGCTATCCCTTCGATTGCTTCTAGCTGGCATTTCTTCCGTCCGGGTCGATCCAGTCGGGCGGATATTAGCCAATCACAGCCAGCACATCCCCCTTCTGCACCGAGTCACCACTCTTGAAGGGAATGGAAGTAATGGTTCCGGCACTCGGGGCAGTAATGGAATTCTCCATTTTCATAGCTTCAAGAATTACAATGACATCGCCCTCATCAACTGAATCCCCCTCTTTGACTTCGTAACGAATGATCATGCCAGGCATGGGCGCTTCAACCGTGGCACCGGCAGCTGGTACGGCAACGGGCTTGGC
It encodes:
- a CDS encoding phosphoribosylaminoimidazolesuccinocarboxamide synthase; translation: MAMIVLQTSFPGLNLKGRGKVRDIYDLGDYLLIVATDRISAFDVVMPTGIPDKGKVLTQMSVFWFETLAEVIANHFVTAEVAEFPPACQPFRQELEHRSMLVRKAEPLPVECIVRGYLSGSGWRDYQQSGAVCGIRLPPGLVESAQLESPIFTPSTKAEAGAHDENIDFETLCQIVGRECAEDLRRYSLALYERGAGQAARRGIIIADTKFEFGLVNGELHLIDEVLTPDSSRFWPAEKYQPGRSQESFDKQYLRDYLDQCGWDRKPPAPALPDEVVQNTRSRYQEALRRLTGQ